GCAAGCCTCAGAGCTCtccgaccacgaccaccgcggccccgacgacgactggtGGTGCGGCAAGCCTGCGAATCGGCTCAGCTGCCGGTCTTgtagtcgccgccgtcatcgctgTTGTGTTATGAGACAGACGAATTTGTCTCCCAGCTCCATTCATTCAACCGACTTTTTGGTACATCATGGTTCCATGGACACTTGCGAGCGCATATAGCCTGTGAGCACATAGCATGCATATATAATATATCTTGTTAGATACCCCCCAAATCTAGTCATGTCTATCCGTCTACTGTCAAATCTACGCCAACACCTTGCAATGCTTCGACCGCCCAAGAAGGATACTCCGTCTTGTTCTCGTACAGTCCAGCAAAGAAATTGCGAATGTACGCCGGGAACCGGTCCTCGATGATGGACTGCCGCACTTCCCTCATGAGGTTGAGCTGGTACCACACGTTGTGTATCGTCAGTAGgtgcgccgccaccgtctccTTGGACGCGTTGTGGTGCACAAACGCCCGTGtgatgcccatgccgccgtcgcccgcccggcagcaCATGCATCCGCAGCCCGGCTCGATCGGGCCAAAGTCATTTGCGTATTTCGAATTGCGAATGTTGAGGGCGCCCATCTTCGTGACCGCGTTGCCGAACCGCgccgtccgcgtcggccACACGCAGTCGAACATGTCTGCTCCCAGGGCGACGCTCACGACCAGGTCCTCGGGGTAGCCAATACCCATAACGTACCGCGGCTTCAGGTCCGGGAGCAAGGCCGTGCAtgtcgcgacgacgcggcagTAGTctgccttggcctcgcctcCGCTGAGtccgccgatggcgatgccagGCGTGTCCCGCGCCAACATTTCTCTGGTGCATTCCCGTCGCATTTCGAGGTCAAGTCCGCCTTGGATGATGCAGAACAGGTTCTGACGGTCAGGGTTCTTATGTGCCGCAATGCACCGGTCCAGCCATCGCACGCTGCGCTCCATTGCCTCACGCATGCGTGCCGCATCAGGCGACGTCGTAACCAAGACATCGTCGAGCTGCATGATGATGTCGCTGCCGATTGTGTTTTGTAGAGAGATGGAGTGCTCCGGCGTCAGCAGCATCGGCGAGCCATCGTGAGGGCTCAGAAACCGCACGCCCTCTTCCGTGATCTTGGCCAGCTTGAGCAGACTGACCATCTGGAAACTGCACGCCATTGTCAGTCGATGtgccgctcatcatcatcatagTGCCACTCACCCTCCACTATCTGTGAGTATGTTGTATTTCCAGCCTTGAAGCTTGTGCGCTCCTCCGACTGCGTCCAGCACCTCCTTGCCAGGCTTGAGCCCAAGGTGGTATGTGTTGTTTAGGCATAATCGGCAGCCCGTTTCTTCCAGCTGCTGTGGCGTAATTCCCTTCAGCGACGCTTGGGTCGCGACAGGCATGAACATGGGAAGCTGCACCGGGCCATGAGGGAGCGTGACGTTTGATGCTCGGGCCCTTGTTGTCTTGCGTGGCCGTCAGTATCGTTTTTCAATCGTTGGGGTCACTCAAGTGAGCGCTCACCGAACAGCGGGCAACGAGCTCAAAGGTAAGGGCCGGAGAGGAAGAAATGTTGGAGGCCATCTTTTTGATGCCGAACATCCTCTACCGACTCCAATACCCCTGTGATAAACCCCCACGGCGTGCAGCTCGCCTCTTTGGATTCTTGCCTTCAGTTCTGGCCCGGAAACACTGTTGCTTTAGGGTAGGTCGTGTGCCTGCACATAAGTCAGTGGACCCTTGTTTTGCGGGCGCTGCAAGCCCACCGGCTCATCCCCGGCTGGTCGGCCTGGCATGGTGAGCTCTCCAATTGCCAGCTCCGTCTCCCTCCTCGAAATttcctcgccgcgtcgcagacgacgagtacTTCCTCCGCGCTGCCGACCACAACACCAAAGCATTGCGCCTCCCCAACAGCTCGACCGTCGCAATGGGGGGCCGCACTGTTTCCCCCGGAGGGGCTCTGCTGAGGACATCGCGCCTGTTCTCGGTACCCAAGCCTCTTCCCGAACCCCCGTCGACGAACCTACACATTGGCATCTTCAAGTCGGCTACGATGACGAGACAGTACCCGCAACACCAGTCAATCACATCGCCACTGTCGTCGCGTGAAAAGGGCGATTGGGGATTTAAGCGACCATTCCCACTCAAGTCGACAATggccacctcgacgccccTGATCCGCATCAAGCAGGTCGACTCGGTCGAAAGCGTGACCGATttcgcgtccgccgccgaccattCCCTGTCTCTCGAGAAGTTCCAGGAGCTGCGAGTCGCAATGTCTGTCCCCAAGGGAAGTGATCGCAGGAGCTCATCACGGTCCGACCTGTGGTCCAAGTCGGTGTTTGAGGACGACATGGACTTTACCGATTTCCAGGGGAGCCGGGCGGACGACCGGAGATGGAAGTTTCAGGGCCCGTGGCTGGCCCGCATGACGGAGGGCGACTTCATCGAGTACTTGGACAGGAAAGTCCGACCAAGACGCACTCAGTTCCGGGCAGTTCTCAAAGACAAGCTTGCAGAAGACATCACGACGCGACAGAACAACCAGGCACTGGAACAAGGCaaggccgcgccgcccaaggtGGAGCCTAGGGACATTACAGGAGAGCAGTTCACAGACTACCTGCGGACGCTGCGCAACGACCGAGTCACTCTTTACGCGCTCGTCTCAAAGTTCCTGGACCTGGCGCCTCTGGGACAACCCGTCGGCTTCATCCAGTCCTTCTGGTTAAAACAGGACAGTACCGCCTCGGAGAGCCCATACGGCAAGTCGGGCCCGCCACCAAGCCACCCCTCGGCGGGTATCAGCTATCTGCGGACAAACTCGTTCATGGAAAACCACCCCGTATATGGTCCGCAAGCCAAGCGCACGCCGGTCCTGGCTCGCGTGGTGTACCCTAGAGTTGGTCCCTCTCCGGCTAAGCTCGGTGTTGGCGGtttcgtcgccgacgcgccatCTGGCGACAATGAGTTCAATCTCCGACACGG
Above is a genomic segment from Purpureocillium takamizusanense chromosome 2, complete sequence containing:
- a CDS encoding uncharacterized protein (COG:S~EggNog:ENOG503P1UJ), translated to MGGRTVSPGGALLRTSRLFSVPKPLPEPPSTNLHIGIFKSATMTRQYPQHQSITSPLSSREKGDWGFKRPFPLKSTMATSTPLIRIKQVDSVESVTDFASAADHSLSLEKFQELRVAMSVPKGSDRRSSSRSDLWSKSVFEDDMDFTDFQGSRADDRRWKFQGPWLARMTEGDFIEYLDRKVRPRRTQFRAVLKDKLAEDITTRQNNQALEQGKAAPPKVEPRDITGEQFTDYLRTLRNDRVTLYALVSKFLDLAPLGQPVGFIQSFWLKQDSTASESPYGKSGPPPSHPSAGISYLRTNSFMENHPVYGPQAKRTPVLARVVYPRVGPSPAKLGVGGFVADAPSGDNEFNLRHGRGRTMANKEMLSGIMHLDTRTFGGAKVYIEPQTASIDPSGKVVLHLRETHAEAQVIAKENKGVSSIYHDGSTKPVATSQQAQESDDKTGESDDKTGEFDDKFGEMRMKRVADEILEGSKPVEQ
- a CDS encoding tRNA-guanosine(34) preQ(1) transglycosylase (COG:A~EggNog:ENOG503NUTA), with the translated sequence MFGIKKMASNISSSPALTFELVARCSTTRARASNVTLPHGPVQLPMFMPVATQASLKGITPQQLEETGCRLCLNNTYHLGLKPGKEVLDAVGGAHKLQGWKYNILTDSGGFQMVSLLKLAKITEEGVRFLSPHDGSPMLLTPEHSISLQNTIGSDIIMQLDDVLVTTSPDAARMREAMERSVRWLDRCIAAHKNPDRQNLFCIIQGGLDLEMRRECTREMLARDTPGIAIGGLSGGEAKADYCRVVATCTALLPDLKPRYVMGIGYPEDLVVSVALGADMFDCVWPTRTARFGNAVTKMGALNIRNSKYANDFGPIEPGCGCMCCRAGDGGMGITRAFVHHNASKETVAAHLLTIHNVWYQLNLMREVRQSIIEDRFPAYIRNFFAGLYENKTEYPSWAVEALQGVGVDLTVDG